TTGAAGTCAAAAAAAGTGAATGTTTTCAATACGTCTGAAAGAATTCAATTGATGAAAGAAGTAGCAAAAATTACGGGGCATGAGACGGCTAAAAAAGTGAATCAGTTATTTTTGGAGTTTACAAAGTAAGAAAAACCAGCTAAAGAACTTTAGGTATTCGCTAATCACCGCTGTTCCTTTCCGCAAATGACTTCGCTTTCCGCGGGACGGTGCTTGAGCCTCCTCGCTGCGCTGTGGGGTCTCAAGCTACCGTTACTCCCCAGCTGGAGTCTACGTCATTTGCTCCAATCCACAGCTAAAAATTACGTAAAAGGTACGTTTATGCTTATTCTGTTAACTCGGGTAGGTACTTTTCATATACCCTT
This window of the Sutcliffiella horikoshii genome carries:
- a CDS encoding DUF2624 domain-containing protein → MMNIYQQIVNKKLHNITADELMKYSGEYNISLTPDQAKKVSALLKSKKVNVFNTSERIQLMKEVAKITGHETAKKVNQLFLEFTK